The genomic segment AGATCCCATTATTAATACTCTCTCCTATCTATTTTTCTTACAATCTTAAAATATAACAGATAAGCTAAAAACCGTGAAGTGTAAAATTGTAAGTAGATTCTATCTGAAATCAAAAAAGCCCTGATTATTATCCAGTATGGTAGCTTATACCGAAAGATAGATCAAGGCGTTCTCATATGTATCGTTGAGTATTTACTATTTCACTTTAGTTAATTTTTCTACCGATATCACGAAGCTTATTTCTTTGAATTTTTTCTCCATTCGATCCGGCTGTTGTTGGAAATTCATCAATAAACAGGATTTCATTAGGGCACTTAAAGTCTGCCAAACCAACTTTACAATAATCTAAAATTTGGTGTTCAGACAACTCATAACCGTCCTTTACTTTCACAAATGCAATCAACCTTTCGAAGCCATCAACAGCAACTTGAACAACTTGGACGATGTCAATTTCCTGCATTAAACAAATGTAATCCTCAATTTCTTTAGGAGAAACGAGAAAACCCTTCAACCTAATTGCTTCTCTTAAACGTCCTTTATATATAATTGATCCATCCTCAAGCATTACGCCTAAGTCACCAGTCTTAAACTTTCCATCTTGAGTAAATGATTCTTTTGTTTTTTCAGGATTATTATAGTATCCTTCCATGA from the Pueribacillus theae genome contains:
- a CDS encoding AMP-binding enzyme produces the protein GNYWMEPFSSQVCDPAGHVCLDKETGAPLKTGEEGEIVIGGYSVMEGYYNNPEKTKESFTQDGKFKTGDLGVMLEDGSIIYKGRLREAIRLKGFLVSPKEIEDYICLMQEIDIVQVVQVAVDGFERLIAFVKVKDGYELSEHQILDYCKVGLADFKCPNEILFIDEFPTTAGSNGEKIQRNKLRDIGRKIN